One Xiphophorus hellerii strain 12219 chromosome 1, Xiphophorus_hellerii-4.1, whole genome shotgun sequence DNA segment encodes these proteins:
- the LOC116735708 gene encoding rap1 GTPase-activating protein 1-like isoform X10 — translation MAENLRSRQHHPMVTKTHWRKPSSTTDLFEMIEKMQGSRMDEQRCAFPPPLKTEEDYIPYPSVHEVLGRKSPFPLILLPQFGGYWIEGTNHELSEAGDPEQHRPPSPSSRTKLECNTTATLYRKHFLGKEHFNYYSLDSSLGHLVFSIKYDEIGDQEHLRLMLRTKLKTYQDVIPISCLTEFPNVVQMAKLVCEEVNVDRFYPVLYPKASRLIVTFDEHVISNNFKFGVIYQRFGQTSEEELFGNSEESPAFVEFLEFLGEKIELHNFKGFRGGLDVTHGQTGTESVYCNYRNKEVMFHVSTKLPYTEGDTQQLQRKRHIGNDIVAIVFQEENTPFVPDMIASNFLHAYVVVQVVNPCSDDVVYKVSVTARDDVPFFGPALPNPAMFKKGPEFYEFLFTKLINAEYACYKAEKFAKLEERTRSALLETLYEELHVNSQAIMGVGGEDDKLENGNAGGGGFFESFKRVIRGRSQSMDAMSLTLKKPYAVSNNLSSHSPAESPKFPGISLLVPGKSPSKYGRRGSAIGIGTVEESLIIPGKSPTRKKSGPFSSRRSSAIGIENIQEVQERSSRDTSPNTQKTPDSGHVSQDPKSDNSDQSSPEVLTTTKNSSYLCGRTPSIPEGNDLSRSSSNASSFASVVEENEAEAAEDYDTGMESLSSAGTPHKRDSLTYSTWLEDSISCTSSNSRGSSPGPGKSDRGKAADIRIKLERSHDHQSSNC, via the exons ATGGCGGAAAACCTTCGCAGTCGCCAACATCATCCGATGGTGACAAAGACACACTGGAGGAAACCGAGCAGT ACCacagatttatttgaaatgattgAAAAGATGCAG GGCAGCAGGATGGATGAGCAGAGATGCGCCTTTCCTCCACCTCTGAAG aCTGAAGAGGATTACATTCCATATCCAAGTGTTCATGAG GTGTTGGGAAGAAAAAGCCCCTTTCCTCTCAtcctgctgccacagtttggtGGTTACTGGATTGAGGGAACCAACCATGAGCTGAGTGAAGCTGGGGACCCGGAGCAGCACCGACCGCCGTCACCCAGCAGCCGCACTAAACTGGAATGTAACACAACGGCCACACTGTACAGGAAACACTTCCTGGGCAAG GAGCACTTTAATTACTATTCACTGGACAGTTCCCTCGGACATCTGGTGTTCTCCATAAAATATGATGAGATTGGTGACCAGGAACATCTCCGCCTCATGCTCAG AACCAAGCTGAAAACCTACCAAGATGTGATCCCCATTTCCTGCCTAACAGAGTTTCCCAACGTGGTCCAAATGGCCAAG CTGGTCTGTGAGGAAGTCAACGTGGACCGCTTTTACCCTGTCCTCTATCCAAAA gctTCAAGACTCATCGTCACATTTGACGAACATGTGATCAGCAACAACTTCAAATTTGGGGTCATCTACCAAAGGTTCGGACAG ACATCAGAAGAGGAGCTGTTTGGCAACAGCGAAGAAAGTCCTGCCTTTGTTGAGTTCCTGGAGTTTCTGGGAGAAAAGATTGAGCTACATAATTTTAAAGG TTTCCGCGGAGGGTTAGATGTGACTCATGGGCAGACTGGCACCGAATCCGTGTACTGCAACTACCGCAACAAAGAGGTCATGTTCCATGTGTCCACAAAGCTGCCTTACACAGAGGGGGACACGCAGCAG TTGCAGAGAAAAAGGCACATAGGCAACGACATCGTGGCCATCGTATTCCAAGAGGAGAATACTCCCTTTGTGCCAGATATGATCGCCTCCAACTTCCTTCACGCTTACGTCGTGGTCCAGGTGGTCAACCCCTGCTCTGACGACGTTGTCTACAAG GTTTCAGTCACGGCTCGGGATGATGTTCCTTTCTTTGGTCCAGCTCTGCCAAACCCGGCcatgtttaaaaaa GGCCCTGAATTTTACGAGTTTCTGTTTACAAAGCTAATCAATGCAGAATATGCGTGCTACAAAGCTGAAAAGTTTGCAAAGCTGGAG GAGCGAACACGATCAGCTTTGCTTGAAACGCTTTATGAGGAACTCCATGTGAACAGCCAGGCCATAATGGGAGTTGGAGGAGAGGATGACAAGCTGGAAAATGGGAATGCAGGAGGAGGGGGATTCTTTGAATCCTTTAAG CGGGTGATTCGCGGTAGGAGCCAGTCAATGGATGCCATGAGTCTAACTTTAAAGAAGCCATATGCAGTCTCCAATAACCTGAGCAGCCACAGTCCTGCAGAGAGCCCTAAATTCCCTGGGATA TCATTGCTTGTCCCAGGCAAAAGTCCCAGTAAATATGGACGCCGTGGCAGTGCCATAGGGATAGGAACAGTAGAAGAG TCTCTGATTATCCCGGGAAAAAGCCCAACAAGGAAGAAGTCAGGTCCTTTCAGCTCCAGGCGAAGCAGCGCCATTGGGATTGAAAACATCCAAGAAGTCCAGGAGAGAAG cagcagagacacatctccAAACACTCAGAAGACTCCTGACAGTGGCCATGTTTCTCAAGACCCGAAATCCGACAACTCAGACCAGAGCTCTCCTGAGGTCCTCACAACCACCAAGAACAG CTCCTATCTCTGTGGCAGGACCCCTTCCATCCCTGAGGGCAACGACCTCTCTCGTTCCTCGTCCAACGCCAGCAGCTTTGCCAGCGTGGTTGAGGAGAACGAAGCCGAAGCAGCAGAGGACTACGACACAGGCATG GAGAGTCTGTCATCAGCCGGGACGCCTCACAAGCGCGACTCCCTCACCTACAGCACCTGGTTGGAGGACAGCATCAGCTGCACCAGCAGCAACAGTCGTGGCAGCTCTCCAG GGCCTGGTAAATCTGATCGAGGGAAAGCCGCCGACATTCGGATCAAACTAGAACGATCACATGACCATCAGTCATCA AACTGTTAG
- the LOC116735708 gene encoding rap1 GTPase-activating protein 1-like isoform X13, which translates to MPQRKRSFTFGAYGGVDKTFSKARSIWKQDGADPRISAPIEPQLLQPELTHSPSPLHKTTDLFEMIEKMQGSRMDEQRCAFPPPLKTEEDYIPYPSVHEVLGRKSPFPLILLPQFGGYWIEGTNHELSEAGDPEQHRPPSPSSRTKLECNTTATLYRKHFLGKEHFNYYSLDSSLGHLVFSIKYDEIGDQEHLRLMLRTKLKTYQDVIPISCLTEFPNVVQMAKLVCEEVNVDRFYPVLYPKASRLIVTFDEHVISNNFKFGVIYQRFGQTSEEELFGNSEESPAFVEFLEFLGEKIELHNFKGFRGGLDVTHGQTGTESVYCNYRNKEVMFHVSTKLPYTEGDTQQLQRKRHIGNDIVAIVFQEENTPFVPDMIASNFLHAYVVVQVVNPCSDDVVYKVSVTARDDVPFFGPALPNPAMFKKGPEFYEFLFTKLINAEYACYKAEKFAKLEERTRSALLETLYEELHVNSQAIMGVGGEDDKLENGNAGGGGFFESFKRVIRGRSQSMDAMSLTLKKPYAVSNNLSSHSPAESPKFPGISLIIPGKSPTRKKSGPFSSRRSSAIGIENIQEVQERSSRDTSPNTQKTPDSGHVSQDPKSDNSDQSSPEVLTTTKNRTPSIPEGNDLSRSSSNASSFASVVEENEAEAAEDYDTGMESLSSAGTPHKRDSLTYSTWLEDSISCTSSNSRGSSPGPGKSDRGKAADIRIKLERSHDHQSSNC; encoded by the exons GAAACAGGATGGGGCTGACCCCCGAATTTCTGCACCAATAGAGCCCCAGCTGTTGCAGCCTGAACTGACACACAGCCCCTCACCTCTTCACAAG ACCacagatttatttgaaatgattgAAAAGATGCAG GGCAGCAGGATGGATGAGCAGAGATGCGCCTTTCCTCCACCTCTGAAG aCTGAAGAGGATTACATTCCATATCCAAGTGTTCATGAG GTGTTGGGAAGAAAAAGCCCCTTTCCTCTCAtcctgctgccacagtttggtGGTTACTGGATTGAGGGAACCAACCATGAGCTGAGTGAAGCTGGGGACCCGGAGCAGCACCGACCGCCGTCACCCAGCAGCCGCACTAAACTGGAATGTAACACAACGGCCACACTGTACAGGAAACACTTCCTGGGCAAG GAGCACTTTAATTACTATTCACTGGACAGTTCCCTCGGACATCTGGTGTTCTCCATAAAATATGATGAGATTGGTGACCAGGAACATCTCCGCCTCATGCTCAG AACCAAGCTGAAAACCTACCAAGATGTGATCCCCATTTCCTGCCTAACAGAGTTTCCCAACGTGGTCCAAATGGCCAAG CTGGTCTGTGAGGAAGTCAACGTGGACCGCTTTTACCCTGTCCTCTATCCAAAA gctTCAAGACTCATCGTCACATTTGACGAACATGTGATCAGCAACAACTTCAAATTTGGGGTCATCTACCAAAGGTTCGGACAG ACATCAGAAGAGGAGCTGTTTGGCAACAGCGAAGAAAGTCCTGCCTTTGTTGAGTTCCTGGAGTTTCTGGGAGAAAAGATTGAGCTACATAATTTTAAAGG TTTCCGCGGAGGGTTAGATGTGACTCATGGGCAGACTGGCACCGAATCCGTGTACTGCAACTACCGCAACAAAGAGGTCATGTTCCATGTGTCCACAAAGCTGCCTTACACAGAGGGGGACACGCAGCAG TTGCAGAGAAAAAGGCACATAGGCAACGACATCGTGGCCATCGTATTCCAAGAGGAGAATACTCCCTTTGTGCCAGATATGATCGCCTCCAACTTCCTTCACGCTTACGTCGTGGTCCAGGTGGTCAACCCCTGCTCTGACGACGTTGTCTACAAG GTTTCAGTCACGGCTCGGGATGATGTTCCTTTCTTTGGTCCAGCTCTGCCAAACCCGGCcatgtttaaaaaa GGCCCTGAATTTTACGAGTTTCTGTTTACAAAGCTAATCAATGCAGAATATGCGTGCTACAAAGCTGAAAAGTTTGCAAAGCTGGAG GAGCGAACACGATCAGCTTTGCTTGAAACGCTTTATGAGGAACTCCATGTGAACAGCCAGGCCATAATGGGAGTTGGAGGAGAGGATGACAAGCTGGAAAATGGGAATGCAGGAGGAGGGGGATTCTTTGAATCCTTTAAG CGGGTGATTCGCGGTAGGAGCCAGTCAATGGATGCCATGAGTCTAACTTTAAAGAAGCCATATGCAGTCTCCAATAACCTGAGCAGCCACAGTCCTGCAGAGAGCCCTAAATTCCCTGGGATA TCTCTGATTATCCCGGGAAAAAGCCCAACAAGGAAGAAGTCAGGTCCTTTCAGCTCCAGGCGAAGCAGCGCCATTGGGATTGAAAACATCCAAGAAGTCCAGGAGAGAAG cagcagagacacatctccAAACACTCAGAAGACTCCTGACAGTGGCCATGTTTCTCAAGACCCGAAATCCGACAACTCAGACCAGAGCTCTCCTGAGGTCCTCACAACCACCAAGAACAG GACCCCTTCCATCCCTGAGGGCAACGACCTCTCTCGTTCCTCGTCCAACGCCAGCAGCTTTGCCAGCGTGGTTGAGGAGAACGAAGCCGAAGCAGCAGAGGACTACGACACAGGCATG GAGAGTCTGTCATCAGCCGGGACGCCTCACAAGCGCGACTCCCTCACCTACAGCACCTGGTTGGAGGACAGCATCAGCTGCACCAGCAGCAACAGTCGTGGCAGCTCTCCAG GGCCTGGTAAATCTGATCGAGGGAAAGCCGCCGACATTCGGATCAAACTAGAACGATCACATGACCATCAGTCATCA AACTGTTAG
- the LOC116735708 gene encoding rap1 GTPase-activating protein 1-like isoform X11, with amino-acid sequence MIEKMQGSRMDEQRCAFPPPLKTEEDYIPYPSVHEVLGRKSPFPLILLPQFGGYWIEGTNHELSEAGDPEQHRPPSPSSRTKLECNTTATLYRKHFLGKEHFNYYSLDSSLGHLVFSIKYDEIGDQEHLRLMLRTKLKTYQDVIPISCLTEFPNVVQMAKLVCEEVNVDRFYPVLYPKASRLIVTFDEHVISNNFKFGVIYQRFGQTSEEELFGNSEESPAFVEFLEFLGEKIELHNFKGFRGGLDVTHGQTGTESVYCNYRNKEVMFHVSTKLPYTEGDTQQLQRKRHIGNDIVAIVFQEENTPFVPDMIASNFLHAYVVVQVVNPCSDDVVYKVSVTARDDVPFFGPALPNPAMFKKGPEFYEFLFTKLINAEYACYKAEKFAKLEERTRSALLETLYEELHVNSQAIMGVGGEDDKLENGNAGGGGFFESFKRVIRGRSQSMDAMSLTLKKPYAVSNNLSSHSPAESPKFPGISLLVPGKSPSKYGRRGSAIGIGTVEESLIIPGKSPTRKKSGPFSSRRSSAIGIENIQEVQERSSRDTSPNTQKTPDSGHVSQDPKSDNSDQSSPEVLTTTKNSSYLCGRTPSIPEGNDLSRSSSNASSFASVVEENEAEAAEDYDTGMESLSSAGTPHKRDSLTYSTWLEDSISCTSSNSRGSSPGPGKSDRGKAADIRIKLERSHDHQSSNC; translated from the exons atgattgAAAAGATGCAG GGCAGCAGGATGGATGAGCAGAGATGCGCCTTTCCTCCACCTCTGAAG aCTGAAGAGGATTACATTCCATATCCAAGTGTTCATGAG GTGTTGGGAAGAAAAAGCCCCTTTCCTCTCAtcctgctgccacagtttggtGGTTACTGGATTGAGGGAACCAACCATGAGCTGAGTGAAGCTGGGGACCCGGAGCAGCACCGACCGCCGTCACCCAGCAGCCGCACTAAACTGGAATGTAACACAACGGCCACACTGTACAGGAAACACTTCCTGGGCAAG GAGCACTTTAATTACTATTCACTGGACAGTTCCCTCGGACATCTGGTGTTCTCCATAAAATATGATGAGATTGGTGACCAGGAACATCTCCGCCTCATGCTCAG AACCAAGCTGAAAACCTACCAAGATGTGATCCCCATTTCCTGCCTAACAGAGTTTCCCAACGTGGTCCAAATGGCCAAG CTGGTCTGTGAGGAAGTCAACGTGGACCGCTTTTACCCTGTCCTCTATCCAAAA gctTCAAGACTCATCGTCACATTTGACGAACATGTGATCAGCAACAACTTCAAATTTGGGGTCATCTACCAAAGGTTCGGACAG ACATCAGAAGAGGAGCTGTTTGGCAACAGCGAAGAAAGTCCTGCCTTTGTTGAGTTCCTGGAGTTTCTGGGAGAAAAGATTGAGCTACATAATTTTAAAGG TTTCCGCGGAGGGTTAGATGTGACTCATGGGCAGACTGGCACCGAATCCGTGTACTGCAACTACCGCAACAAAGAGGTCATGTTCCATGTGTCCACAAAGCTGCCTTACACAGAGGGGGACACGCAGCAG TTGCAGAGAAAAAGGCACATAGGCAACGACATCGTGGCCATCGTATTCCAAGAGGAGAATACTCCCTTTGTGCCAGATATGATCGCCTCCAACTTCCTTCACGCTTACGTCGTGGTCCAGGTGGTCAACCCCTGCTCTGACGACGTTGTCTACAAG GTTTCAGTCACGGCTCGGGATGATGTTCCTTTCTTTGGTCCAGCTCTGCCAAACCCGGCcatgtttaaaaaa GGCCCTGAATTTTACGAGTTTCTGTTTACAAAGCTAATCAATGCAGAATATGCGTGCTACAAAGCTGAAAAGTTTGCAAAGCTGGAG GAGCGAACACGATCAGCTTTGCTTGAAACGCTTTATGAGGAACTCCATGTGAACAGCCAGGCCATAATGGGAGTTGGAGGAGAGGATGACAAGCTGGAAAATGGGAATGCAGGAGGAGGGGGATTCTTTGAATCCTTTAAG CGGGTGATTCGCGGTAGGAGCCAGTCAATGGATGCCATGAGTCTAACTTTAAAGAAGCCATATGCAGTCTCCAATAACCTGAGCAGCCACAGTCCTGCAGAGAGCCCTAAATTCCCTGGGATA TCATTGCTTGTCCCAGGCAAAAGTCCCAGTAAATATGGACGCCGTGGCAGTGCCATAGGGATAGGAACAGTAGAAGAG TCTCTGATTATCCCGGGAAAAAGCCCAACAAGGAAGAAGTCAGGTCCTTTCAGCTCCAGGCGAAGCAGCGCCATTGGGATTGAAAACATCCAAGAAGTCCAGGAGAGAAG cagcagagacacatctccAAACACTCAGAAGACTCCTGACAGTGGCCATGTTTCTCAAGACCCGAAATCCGACAACTCAGACCAGAGCTCTCCTGAGGTCCTCACAACCACCAAGAACAG CTCCTATCTCTGTGGCAGGACCCCTTCCATCCCTGAGGGCAACGACCTCTCTCGTTCCTCGTCCAACGCCAGCAGCTTTGCCAGCGTGGTTGAGGAGAACGAAGCCGAAGCAGCAGAGGACTACGACACAGGCATG GAGAGTCTGTCATCAGCCGGGACGCCTCACAAGCGCGACTCCCTCACCTACAGCACCTGGTTGGAGGACAGCATCAGCTGCACCAGCAGCAACAGTCGTGGCAGCTCTCCAG GGCCTGGTAAATCTGATCGAGGGAAAGCCGCCGACATTCGGATCAAACTAGAACGATCACATGACCATCAGTCATCA AACTGTTAG
- the LOC116735708 gene encoding rap1 GTPase-activating protein 1-like isoform X9: MPQRKRSFTFGAYGGVDKTFSKARSIWKQDGADPRISAPIEPQLLQPELTHSPSPLHKTTDLFEMIEKMQGSRMDEQRCAFPPPLKTEEDYIPYPSVHEVLGRKSPFPLILLPQFGGYWIEGTNHELSEAGDPEQHRPPSPSSRTKLECNTTATLYRKHFLGKEHFNYYSLDSSLGHLVFSIKYDEIGDQEHLRLMLRTKLKTYQDVIPISCLTEFPNVVQMAKLVCEEVNVDRFYPVLYPKASRLIVTFDEHVISNNFKFGVIYQRFGQTSEEELFGNSEESPAFVEFLEFLGEKIELHNFKGFRGGLDVTHGQTGTESVYCNYRNKEVMFHVSTKLPYTEGDTQQLQRKRHIGNDIVAIVFQEENTPFVPDMIASNFLHAYVVVQVVNPCSDDVVYKVSVTARDDVPFFGPALPNPAMFKKGPEFYEFLFTKLINAEYACYKAEKFAKLEERTRSALLETLYEELHVNSQAIMGVGGEDDKLENGNAGGGGFFESFKSLIIPGKSPTRKKSGPFSSRRSSAIGIENIQEVQERSRDTSPNTQKTPDSGHVSQDPKSDNSDQSSPEVLTTTKNSSYLCGRTPSIPEGNDLSRSSSNASSFASVVEENEAEAAEDYDTGMESLSSAGTPHKRDSLTYSTWLEDSISCTSSNSRGSSPGPGKSDRGKAADIRIKLERSHDHQSSNC, from the exons GAAACAGGATGGGGCTGACCCCCGAATTTCTGCACCAATAGAGCCCCAGCTGTTGCAGCCTGAACTGACACACAGCCCCTCACCTCTTCACAAG ACCacagatttatttgaaatgattgAAAAGATGCAG GGCAGCAGGATGGATGAGCAGAGATGCGCCTTTCCTCCACCTCTGAAG aCTGAAGAGGATTACATTCCATATCCAAGTGTTCATGAG GTGTTGGGAAGAAAAAGCCCCTTTCCTCTCAtcctgctgccacagtttggtGGTTACTGGATTGAGGGAACCAACCATGAGCTGAGTGAAGCTGGGGACCCGGAGCAGCACCGACCGCCGTCACCCAGCAGCCGCACTAAACTGGAATGTAACACAACGGCCACACTGTACAGGAAACACTTCCTGGGCAAG GAGCACTTTAATTACTATTCACTGGACAGTTCCCTCGGACATCTGGTGTTCTCCATAAAATATGATGAGATTGGTGACCAGGAACATCTCCGCCTCATGCTCAG AACCAAGCTGAAAACCTACCAAGATGTGATCCCCATTTCCTGCCTAACAGAGTTTCCCAACGTGGTCCAAATGGCCAAG CTGGTCTGTGAGGAAGTCAACGTGGACCGCTTTTACCCTGTCCTCTATCCAAAA gctTCAAGACTCATCGTCACATTTGACGAACATGTGATCAGCAACAACTTCAAATTTGGGGTCATCTACCAAAGGTTCGGACAG ACATCAGAAGAGGAGCTGTTTGGCAACAGCGAAGAAAGTCCTGCCTTTGTTGAGTTCCTGGAGTTTCTGGGAGAAAAGATTGAGCTACATAATTTTAAAGG TTTCCGCGGAGGGTTAGATGTGACTCATGGGCAGACTGGCACCGAATCCGTGTACTGCAACTACCGCAACAAAGAGGTCATGTTCCATGTGTCCACAAAGCTGCCTTACACAGAGGGGGACACGCAGCAG TTGCAGAGAAAAAGGCACATAGGCAACGACATCGTGGCCATCGTATTCCAAGAGGAGAATACTCCCTTTGTGCCAGATATGATCGCCTCCAACTTCCTTCACGCTTACGTCGTGGTCCAGGTGGTCAACCCCTGCTCTGACGACGTTGTCTACAAG GTTTCAGTCACGGCTCGGGATGATGTTCCTTTCTTTGGTCCAGCTCTGCCAAACCCGGCcatgtttaaaaaa GGCCCTGAATTTTACGAGTTTCTGTTTACAAAGCTAATCAATGCAGAATATGCGTGCTACAAAGCTGAAAAGTTTGCAAAGCTGGAG GAGCGAACACGATCAGCTTTGCTTGAAACGCTTTATGAGGAACTCCATGTGAACAGCCAGGCCATAATGGGAGTTGGAGGAGAGGATGACAAGCTGGAAAATGGGAATGCAGGAGGAGGGGGATTCTTTGAATCCTTTAAG TCTCTGATTATCCCGGGAAAAAGCCCAACAAGGAAGAAGTCAGGTCCTTTCAGCTCCAGGCGAAGCAGCGCCATTGGGATTGAAAACATCCAAGAAGTCCAGGAGAGAAG cagagacacatctccAAACACTCAGAAGACTCCTGACAGTGGCCATGTTTCTCAAGACCCGAAATCCGACAACTCAGACCAGAGCTCTCCTGAGGTCCTCACAACCACCAAGAACAG CTCCTATCTCTGTGGCAGGACCCCTTCCATCCCTGAGGGCAACGACCTCTCTCGTTCCTCGTCCAACGCCAGCAGCTTTGCCAGCGTGGTTGAGGAGAACGAAGCCGAAGCAGCAGAGGACTACGACACAGGCATG GAGAGTCTGTCATCAGCCGGGACGCCTCACAAGCGCGACTCCCTCACCTACAGCACCTGGTTGGAGGACAGCATCAGCTGCACCAGCAGCAACAGTCGTGGCAGCTCTCCAG GGCCTGGTAAATCTGATCGAGGGAAAGCCGCCGACATTCGGATCAAACTAGAACGATCACATGACCATCAGTCATCA AACTGTTAG
- the LOC116735708 gene encoding rap1 GTPase-activating protein 1-like isoform X7, with the protein MPQRKRSFTFGAYGGVDKTFSKARSIWKQDGADPRISAPIEPQLLQPELTHSPSPLHKTTDLFEMIEKMQGSRMDEQRCAFPPPLKTEEDYIPYPSVHEVLGRKSPFPLILLPQFGGYWIEGTNHELSEAGDPEQHRPPSPSSRTKLECNTTATLYRKHFLGKEHFNYYSLDSSLGHLVFSIKYDEIGDQEHLRLMLRTKLKTYQDVIPISCLTEFPNVVQMAKLVCEEVNVDRFYPVLYPKASRLIVTFDEHVISNNFKFGVIYQRFGQTSEEELFGNSEESPAFVEFLEFLGEKIELHNFKGFRGGLDVTHGQTGTESVYCNYRNKEVMFHVSTKLPYTEGDTQQLQRKRHIGNDIVAIVFQEENTPFVPDMIASNFLHAYVVVQVVNPCSDDVVYKVSVTARDDVPFFGPALPNPAMFKKGPEFYEFLFTKLINAEYACYKAEKFAKLEERTRSALLETLYEELHVNSQAIMGVGGEDDKLENGNAGGGGFFESFKSLLVPGKSPSKYGRRGSAIGIGTVEESLIIPGKSPTRKKSGPFSSRRSSAIGIENIQEVQERSSRDTSPNTQKTPDSGHVSQDPKSDNSDQSSPEVLTTTKNSSYLCGRTPSIPEGNDLSRSSSNASSFASVVEENEAEAAEDYDTGMESLSSAGTPHKRDSLTYSTWLEDSISCTSSNSRGSSPGPGKSDRGKAADIRIKLERSHDHQSSNC; encoded by the exons GAAACAGGATGGGGCTGACCCCCGAATTTCTGCACCAATAGAGCCCCAGCTGTTGCAGCCTGAACTGACACACAGCCCCTCACCTCTTCACAAG ACCacagatttatttgaaatgattgAAAAGATGCAG GGCAGCAGGATGGATGAGCAGAGATGCGCCTTTCCTCCACCTCTGAAG aCTGAAGAGGATTACATTCCATATCCAAGTGTTCATGAG GTGTTGGGAAGAAAAAGCCCCTTTCCTCTCAtcctgctgccacagtttggtGGTTACTGGATTGAGGGAACCAACCATGAGCTGAGTGAAGCTGGGGACCCGGAGCAGCACCGACCGCCGTCACCCAGCAGCCGCACTAAACTGGAATGTAACACAACGGCCACACTGTACAGGAAACACTTCCTGGGCAAG GAGCACTTTAATTACTATTCACTGGACAGTTCCCTCGGACATCTGGTGTTCTCCATAAAATATGATGAGATTGGTGACCAGGAACATCTCCGCCTCATGCTCAG AACCAAGCTGAAAACCTACCAAGATGTGATCCCCATTTCCTGCCTAACAGAGTTTCCCAACGTGGTCCAAATGGCCAAG CTGGTCTGTGAGGAAGTCAACGTGGACCGCTTTTACCCTGTCCTCTATCCAAAA gctTCAAGACTCATCGTCACATTTGACGAACATGTGATCAGCAACAACTTCAAATTTGGGGTCATCTACCAAAGGTTCGGACAG ACATCAGAAGAGGAGCTGTTTGGCAACAGCGAAGAAAGTCCTGCCTTTGTTGAGTTCCTGGAGTTTCTGGGAGAAAAGATTGAGCTACATAATTTTAAAGG TTTCCGCGGAGGGTTAGATGTGACTCATGGGCAGACTGGCACCGAATCCGTGTACTGCAACTACCGCAACAAAGAGGTCATGTTCCATGTGTCCACAAAGCTGCCTTACACAGAGGGGGACACGCAGCAG TTGCAGAGAAAAAGGCACATAGGCAACGACATCGTGGCCATCGTATTCCAAGAGGAGAATACTCCCTTTGTGCCAGATATGATCGCCTCCAACTTCCTTCACGCTTACGTCGTGGTCCAGGTGGTCAACCCCTGCTCTGACGACGTTGTCTACAAG GTTTCAGTCACGGCTCGGGATGATGTTCCTTTCTTTGGTCCAGCTCTGCCAAACCCGGCcatgtttaaaaaa GGCCCTGAATTTTACGAGTTTCTGTTTACAAAGCTAATCAATGCAGAATATGCGTGCTACAAAGCTGAAAAGTTTGCAAAGCTGGAG GAGCGAACACGATCAGCTTTGCTTGAAACGCTTTATGAGGAACTCCATGTGAACAGCCAGGCCATAATGGGAGTTGGAGGAGAGGATGACAAGCTGGAAAATGGGAATGCAGGAGGAGGGGGATTCTTTGAATCCTTTAAG TCATTGCTTGTCCCAGGCAAAAGTCCCAGTAAATATGGACGCCGTGGCAGTGCCATAGGGATAGGAACAGTAGAAGAG TCTCTGATTATCCCGGGAAAAAGCCCAACAAGGAAGAAGTCAGGTCCTTTCAGCTCCAGGCGAAGCAGCGCCATTGGGATTGAAAACATCCAAGAAGTCCAGGAGAGAAG cagcagagacacatctccAAACACTCAGAAGACTCCTGACAGTGGCCATGTTTCTCAAGACCCGAAATCCGACAACTCAGACCAGAGCTCTCCTGAGGTCCTCACAACCACCAAGAACAG CTCCTATCTCTGTGGCAGGACCCCTTCCATCCCTGAGGGCAACGACCTCTCTCGTTCCTCGTCCAACGCCAGCAGCTTTGCCAGCGTGGTTGAGGAGAACGAAGCCGAAGCAGCAGAGGACTACGACACAGGCATG GAGAGTCTGTCATCAGCCGGGACGCCTCACAAGCGCGACTCCCTCACCTACAGCACCTGGTTGGAGGACAGCATCAGCTGCACCAGCAGCAACAGTCGTGGCAGCTCTCCAG GGCCTGGTAAATCTGATCGAGGGAAAGCCGCCGACATTCGGATCAAACTAGAACGATCACATGACCATCAGTCATCA AACTGTTAG